TGGTGACCTTGAGGTGCAGGGAACCCGCCTCCCCGGCATCGAGGACGCCATCGGGCACCGCGTCGCACGCGCGGCGGGCATCATCCACGCTCACGAATTCGAAGCGCAGGTCCGCCTGGACCGTGTAGGCCTCTTGGACCTCCGTGAAGTTCAGGGACCTGCGCGGAGGGGATCGGGCGCAGGTGCCCGCGCCGCGCCGCGCGAAGGCCTCGGCCAGGAGGAGCATGTCGCGCGGGTCCTGGGGATTCCAGCTGCCCGCCGCCATGAGCAGGGCGTCGCGCTGCTCTGTGAGGGTGGGGTCCACGGGTGCCAGCGTCATCCCGGCGACGACGTAGTCCGCCATGCGCCGCTTCACCTCCGCGAAGGACGCGAAGCGCGAGCCCGGCTTCCGGGCCTCGTCGAGCAGCGCCAGGTAGCCATCGAAGAGCATCGAGGCCCAGACCTCGCCCGCGTTGTGCCATTCCGAGTTGAACCCGCCGTTGTCGCGCAGCGGGTGCTCCACGGGCAGGGGCTCGTCGTCGCTGAGGTGGCGGAGGCGGAGCGCGTTCTTCGTGGGGTCGCGGGAGTAGGGGACCCGGCGGACGCCGTAATACGGGCTGTCGCCAAAGACATACGCGGCATAGCCGCCAATCCCATACGTGCCGTTGTAGCCGAAGCCGTCATCCTCCCGGACCATCAGGTGGAGCGCGATGAAGTCCCCCCAGCCCTCGCTCTGCGCGAAGCACACGGGCAGGTTGCAATCCACCAGCCGCTGGTGGAGCAGGTGCCCCCACTCGTGCGACACCAGGGTGGTGTCAATCGCCCCGTCCCGCTCGGGGGCGGACGCGCGGATCATCGTTCCCGTCACCGCGCCGTTGGCGAGCAGGGTCTTCAAGGTCTGCCCCGTCTCATACGAAACGGACAGCAGCGGAAGGGTGGGGTCGAGCAGCGGATCCGACTCGAACATGTCGGGTGGCGCGGCGCCCGCGGTGTGGTTGAGGACGATGAGGCCGGCCGCGCCCGCGGCCTGGGCGTTCACCGCCTTGATCTCGTAGGAGCAGTTGCCGCCCCGGTCGGCCAGGACGATGGCGCCCGAGACGTCGTTGGTCAGCGCCTGGCAGGCGGTGGTCACCGACGGGGAACCGCTCTGGGCCACGACGAGCCGGAGCGAGTCCAGGTGGAAGGTGCGTGCGCCGAAGTGGGCCTCGCCCGTGGCGTACTCCGTCCCCTCGACCTGGAAGGACCGGGTCGCTGGCATCTCGAAGAGGAACATCTCCAGGCGGGGGGCCTGGCCGTCGTCCGGCACGTAGATGGCGACGTTGTTGCGGGACTGGGGGTTGGGCGCCTGGTTCTGGGCTTCGGCGAGCAGCGCGTCGCCTTCCACGCCGCCCCGGCCGTAGTTCTTCAGTTGGGCGTTGCCCGCGGCCTCCGTGAAGCCGGAGGCGTAGAAGTAATCGTGCAGCCAGTTGGTCGTGTAGAAGAGGCTGGTGATGGCGGCCTGTGTCTGCGACGGACGGGCCAGGGGCTCCAGCGTGGGCTCGTAGTCGTAATGGAAGTCACGGGTGGCGGGATTTACGAAGGCCCAGGTGTCGGAGCCCTCGGTATACCCATCCGGGTTGAAGTGGTCCGCATAGGCAGCCACGTTGTTGCCGGAGCTGGTGGTCGCGCCCGGAGGCAACCAGGAATCCACTCCCCCCGCATGGGCGCGTCCGTCCACGGAGATGTCGCGCGGGGACTCGAAGGCCGGCTCGAACGTCGTGTCGGGGATGCCCGTGGGATGCGGCGTGAAGTCCCGCAGGGGCCCATCCCGGGGCGTCCCGTCCGCGTCCGCCCAGACGCGGTAGGAATAGCTGTCATGGAAGATGCGATTGCCGCGCTGGAGCGTGCCGCCCTGGTCGGCATCCACCAGGTATTCGTAGCCGCGCCGGCCTTCCTGTCCGGTGCGCTCCGCGAGCACGTCCACGGCCCAGGCGGGCACGAGCCGGTCCGCCTGGGGGAAGTACACCTGCCGGACCTCGGAGGGGACGACCAATGACACACCCGCGCGCTTCGCGCCCCGGCCAGGAGCGAGGTCGAACCGCTGGCGGCCCGTGGACGTGGCCCCCGCCTGGGCCACCACGGCCTTGTCGTCCAGCGTGATGCCGTAGAGGTCTCCCAGCGAGGCGGCCACCGCCTGGGACGCGGACGTGCGGAAGGCGCTCCGGGCGGTCGCCCGTGCCCCCTCCACGCCGTCATGCAGGCTGCCGGTGATGCCGACGAGCGACAGGTCGCGCGTCATCAGCACCTTCAGCTCGTTGTGGACCACGTCGATGCCGCCCACGCGCTGGCGGAAGGCCACGATGATGCCGCCGCGGCCCGTGTCGTGGATCCGGTGCACGAAGGCGGCCCGCAGCGCGGCGGGGGACAGCCGGTACAGGGCCGCGTGCTCTTCCAGGTACCGCCGCGCCGCGGCCTCAGGCGTTTTCTGCACCCCGAGGGAGGCTGGCCGCCCCGGCGGGGCCCACGCCAGCGTGGGGACGCCGCGCTCCGCGTCCCTGGCGACGACGGTGAGGGACGGTGATGCGTCCGTGACGTCCCCGGCCTGCGTTCCCAGGCCGGGGGCGTTGTCAGCGGGGGCTTCCGCCGCGCAGCCCATCCAGAGGGCGAGCATCAGTCCTCCCGTGGCTGTGCGGCTCCTCAGATTTTTGAGCACCTTGGGCCCCCACTGTCGCGGTTTCTCGCGGACGCGTGAATCCTGCCATCAATTGCAGATATCCGTGTCCCGCAGCCGGCTGAGCATTCCGACGGCATTGCCTTTCAGTGAGCGTGCGTAGATTCCACCCACCCAGCTCCCGTCGGAGAACGAGACGTTGGCATTCGGGGCAAGAACCGTGCCGTAGAAGCCATAGTCAAAGGCGGTGAGGCTGGTGGCCTCCGGGAAGTTGAAGAGGATGCCGTGCTCGTCGATGCCGCCGCTGAAGGTGTGGCCGAAGTTGGTGAAGGTCGCGGACGTGCCCCGGACGTTGATGACCGCCAGGCTGTTGGCGGGGGCGTTGATGGACAGCAGCACGGCGCCGGTGAAGTACGAGGCCTTGACGTCGAAGACATTCACCTTCGGATCCTTGCCGGTGAGCGTGACGCCCCCCCAGGACTCGCGCGTGGCGGTGCCGTTGGTGGGCAGGGCCCCCAGCTCCGCGGAGAGTGCGCGCAGGGCGCTGCCCTGGTTGGTGAAGTTGATGGGCGTGGCCCTGGCCACGTTCCCACGGGGGTAGAAGACGTTGGATTGCTGGGTGAGCGTCCCGCCGTAGCGGGCGTCGCCCCAGACATAGCCATTGGACAGGGAGAGGTTGCCGCCCGCGACCAGGACGTTGGCCGTGTCGCTCGCGGGCAGCATCCCGCCCACGGAGAAGTTCTGGAGGGAGATGTTTCGGCCCGCGGCCAGCTTGCCCTGGACCTCGTTGCCCTGCAGGTAGTCCTCCAGCACGAAGAGGTTGTACTCGCCCAGCCGGACCGGGATGCAGGTCGCGGAGCTCTCGTCGCCCACCGTGACGGTGATGCTGGTGAGCACCGTGCCGTTGCGGACCGCGACGGTGGCCATGCCCTTGGAGACACCCGTCAGCGTCCCGTCAGGGGTGATGGTGGCGATGCCCGTGTTGGAGACCGAGTACAGCGTGCCCCGCGCGGGCGAGGAGATGTCCCGCGTCACGCCGTCCGTGTAACGGCCATTCACCACCAGCTTCCGCTTCGTGCCGGGGCCTCGCAGGGTGGCGTCCCCGTTGAGGACCTGGATGGTGCTCAGCTGGGCGGAGGAGCTGACGGTCAGGGGGATGGTGGCGGAGCGCAGCATCCGGCCCTGGCTGTCGATGCCGTAGGCGACGAGCTCCATCGAGCCAAGGGCCTGCGCGGGGACCTGGAACGAGGTCGTGAACGGCCCCGACTCGAGGATGGAGGCCGTGCCCTCCCCCAGGATGAGGACGGTCTCTGGCTGGAAGCCTCCCGCACCGGCGACGCTCACCGTCACCGTGCCCCCCGGCGATACCACGGTGCCGGGTTGGGGGGACGTGATGACCACGGAGCCCGCGACGGCGGTGGCGCGGGCCTCACGGACGCGCTCCGGGGCCGGCAGCGCGGTGAACCCCGCGCAGCTGTTCACCGGGGGAACGGTGCTGGGCCTGGGAATGGAGGCGACGAAGTCCGGCCCGCCGACAGGGCTGTTGAGCAGCTGGCGGATCCGGTCCCGGTGGGCCGCGTTGATCTGCACCTTGAAGTGCTCCGAGTTCCGGTTCGTCAGCGCCACGGTGAACGGGGTGATGGCGGAGCTGCCCGTCGCGGTGCCGCCCTGCTGTTCCGCGGTCCCGGCGAAGACGTCGTGCGAGTCGTTGCAGAACAGCCTGCTGTTGGAGCCCAGGATGAGCTTCTGCCGCTCCAGCGTGGACAGGCTGCGGGAATACGGGTGGTGGGTCTCCATCTGCTGGTAGAGGACCTTGAGGCCGTCCGGAAGCAGGCCCCACGTCGGGGTCCGTGGCAGCGGCTGTGCTCCCTGGCCGACGAGGAAGTGCGTGGGGACATCCGTCTGCCGGAGGTTGCTGACGAGCGCGCTGCCCACCTGGAGGTCGTCAATGGCCGCGCCTCCAGGGGCATCGAGCGAGATGTTGAACGGAGGCGTCGCGAGGACGTCCTTCACCACCGTCCAGGTGGCGGGGAGCGTGGCCTTGAGGTCGTCGCGCATGCGGACGAGCTCGGTGGCCATGCGCGTCCCCCCGTGGGGCGCGTTCAGGCTGATGAGCCGGTTGATGTCGCCCTCCTTGAAGGTCGCGACGCTCCGGTAGTTGGCCGAGTCGATGTACCTGCGGGTCAGCAGTCCGCCCGCACCGTGGGCGACGACGTCCACCTGGGTGACGGCGATCTGCCCCTGCCGCAGCTCGAGCAGCGCCTCGTAGATGGCGTTGGGAACCGCGAGCTCGTTGTCCGCCTGGGTCAGGCTTTCCGAGCTCGTCGCGGAGTAGTCCGCGCACGTCGTGCGGAAGAGGCTGCTCGTGGCGATGCCCTCCGTCCCCTGCCAGGCGGAGCACGAGGACCAGACGTCGTGGACGAGCACCAGCGGCGGCCGGACGATGGCGAGCTCGACCGTCGACGTGTAGCCCGTTCCCGACGTCGGCGTGTAGGTGCCGGAGAGGGTCACGGGCCGGGTGGTGGCGTTCTCGAAGCCCCCGGTGTTGAAGTCCGGGGGGCTCGTGTAGAGCGCGAACGCGTAGTGCACACCGCCCACGGGGACGGTGGGCACGGTGACGGAGGCCGCCCGGGTGGAGGTCCCCACCGCGCCCAGGCCGCCGTTGGCCGGGCTCGTCCCGCTGAGCGAGAAGGTCATGGTCCCGGCGGAGGGCAGCTTGGAGCGCAGCAGGACCTGCGTCACGCCGTCCGCGGCCACGCCCTGGACCGACGGGATCGCCTCGGACGACGGCGCCGACAGCTGCATGGGGTCCGCCACCACGGCGCCCGTATACGGGTGGATGAGGGTCGGGTTCGGGTTGACCACCTCCATGTTGGCGAAGGTGATGTTGTCGATGACCACCGCGGAGTCCAGGACGCCGTCACCCAGGTCGCTGATCTCGAACTCGATGGTGACCTGGGTGCCGCGCAGGACCTCGAAGTTGACGGTGCGGAAGTCCGTGATGCCGGCATCGGGGAACAGCAGGATGTCGGGCGGGTAGGTGGCGGGGAAGAAGTCCACCCCGGACGGGTCGTCGGAGAACAGCGTGTCGTAGCCGGTGCCCGCCGCGCGCGTGGAGGAGACGTCGAAGAACGTGGCGCTGTTCACCGACGAATCCGCCACGGTGCGCGTGCCCAGCCCGTCGATGACGCGCGCCGTGAACGTGTCGTTGAACGCCGTCCCGACGTACTCGGGGGACTCGGCGCTGAGGAACCGGAAGTCGAAGGCCATCCGGTTGCTGCCGGCCGGCACGTTGAGCGTGACGCGGTAGACGACCTTGTCACCCTCGACGCCCGAGGGCGGATAGTCCGTCCCCGGCTCCGGCAGGTTGGCGACGTTGATGTTGCCCGTGCTCATGATGAACAGCGAGCTGCCCTTGCGCGGCAGGATGTCGCCGTAGGAGGGCGCCACCATGGCCGCCTGGGGGTTGGGGCTGGTGAGCGACGCGGTCGCCACCGCCCCCGCCGGGAGGTCCAGCGCGGACGCGACCTCCGCGGTGGTGACGAGCGAAGCCTTCACGGCCCCGGGCTTCGCCAGGTGCTGGCTCGCGATGCGCTGGCGCTCGGCCAGGGCCTCGGCGCTCAAGACCCGCGGGGGCTTCTCGGTGGACGACGGCTCGGGAGGATCCCCGCACGCCATCCCCAGGGCGGCGAAGAGCGGGAACAGGAAGGTCTTGAACGGCTGCATCGGGTTCACTCCGTGGCGTTGACCGCGTGGGTGCTTCGCGAAGGAAGGCGCGCCCCCACGGCGGCAACGGCACGGCCACCCCACGCTCGTGAGCCGTGGGGTGGCCGCTCAGCCATGCCGTGGGGACAGGGGGCTACTTGCGCTGGAGCGACAGCTGGTAGTCGCGGTGCCAGCGGCTGGGGAGCCGGGCCAGCATGTCGCCCGTCTTCGGCTGCTGGGCGATGGCCTCGTACTTCTTCTGGATCTGCCCGTCGCCCACCAGGAAGCCGTTGGCGTACACCGCCGTCTGGTCCTCGCCGAGGAGGGCCTTCTCCGCCTGGGAGCCGACCTTGACGTTGTAGACCTTGCCGGTGAACGCCTCGCGGGTCACTTCGGTGAGCTTGCTGGGGCCGGTGCGCGTCATCACCAGGTCCCCGGTGCGCAGGTCGCGGGCCTGCACCATGCCGCGCGCCACGGCCTGGATGGGGTGCATCTCCGTCATCAGCAGGCTGCGGCCCGCCGCGTCGCGGATGCGCACCATGGGCGTCGTCTCGATGCCGACGGCCGTGTCCATGATGGTGAGGGACGGGTTGTAGGGGTTGGTGACGTGGTCGCCCGCCTTCAGGGACTCGATGGCGGCCGGCTTGCCCTCGGCCAGGGCGATCTGCGTGCCCTCGGCCAGGCAGCTGTTGGTGACGGTGATCTTCTTGAAGACGTAGTCCGGGCGGACGGCGGCCGGGTCGTTGCTCAGGGTGATGGAGGAGCGGTACTTGGTGCCCGCGGAGACGAGCGGCAGGGAGATGAGCGCGGTCAGCTTCGCGGAGTCCTGCATCTGGCGGCAGCCGTCATCGAAGAAGGCGGCGTTGGTGCCCGTGAGGTCCCAGGAGAAGGTCTTCTTGTCGGTGCTCAGGGTGACGCGGTTCCAGAACTGATTCATCTTGCCCACGAGCGTGTTGCCGTCGGTGACGTCGCAGCCGCCGCCCGTGTTGGTGAGGATGAGCTTCAGGTGGCCGGCGTCCGGGCGGGCCACACCCGAGTTCAGGTCCATCTTGAGCTGGTTGATGGCGGTGTCGTCGAAGGTGTGGCTGCTGGTGACGGAGATGGAGCCCTTGAGCGGCAGCTTGACGGAGTTCAGGTTGCCCGTCAGGTCGTAGTCGCAGTCCTGGGTCCAGGTGCGGTTGAGGCACACGGAGATGAGGTTGTCGTTGAACGCGACGTCGAGCGGCGCGTCCACCGTGAGGTTGCCCAGGCGGGGCGCCTCGTTGACGACGGGGCCGCTCTCGATGCCCATCTCCGTGAAGATGTACGAGTCCGTGACGCCCTGCGCGGCGGACTCCTCGACCTTGTAGGAGGAGACGCGGTAGCGCTTGAGGGTCGTCAGCGCCAGGTTGCCCGTGGCGTTGGTGGTGACGTTGTAGCCACCGTCGAACTCCTCGCGCCACGTCAGGTCGCCCAGCGCGTTGCCGCTGGAGTCCGTGTAGCTGGTGTCGACGTAGGTGTAGATGGCGCCGCCCGGGAAGGTGGAGGTGGCGGTGCCCAGGCCGTCGTTGGCCACCGCTGTCGTCTCACCCGTGCTGGCCTCCTCGATGACGTGCATCTCCTGCTTGTCCGCGGTCCCCACCAGGCTGTTGGCCTCCGGGGGCAGCAGGCCGGGCGCGTAGCCCCGGGCCACCTGGTCCTGGCGCCGCTGCTCCAGGGCCTTGAACAGGTAGGGCGAGTTCTCCGGCGTCTTGCCCGCGAGCTTGAGGCGGGACAGGGCGAAGCGGTGCTGCGCCGGGTCCGCCAGGTTCAGGCGGATCCGCACGTCCGGCTTCGCGATGGAGTGCAGGTACTTCTGGTCGGAGAGGTAGGTGGCCCACTCGGCCCGGCTCAGCCGGCCCGGCTCACCCACGCCCTGCTGGTTGCGGCCGTGGAACTCCGGCATGGACTCCTGGGGATTCGACGTGCAGCCGGACAGCAGGCTCAGGCCGGTGCCCGCGAGCACCAGATAACGACGCATGCGCATCATGTTGCATCCTCCTTGTTTCAGACGGTGGGGTAGGGACGCGGAAGACAAAGGGACGGCTTCCGCTCACTGGCAGGCGTCGGCGTAGTCCGGGCAGCAGTCGCCGTACTGGATGCAGCTCTCCTCGCAGAAGCAGCCGTAGCCGGGGCCACCGCACAGGCCCCTGCAGCTGGCGACCGTGTTGCTGCAGGTGTAGTTGCCCTGGTTCAGGTCGTTGAAGAGGAAGGCGTTGGGGGAGCCGCGCGTATCCGTGACGCACTCCAGGCTCGCGGAGCCCTTGAGGTTGGCCTCCACCTGGGTGGGGCGGGCGTTGAGGTGGTCCGTCAGGTACTGCACTGCGGCGCCCGCGACGTGGGGGCTGGCCATGGACGTGCCGTCGATGGTGTTGGTGGCGGTGGTGCCGCCAATCCAGGCGCCGAGGATGGTCACGCCCGGGGCGAAGATGTCCACGCAGTTGCCGTAGTTGGAGAACCACGCGCGCCGGTCGTTGTCGTCCGTGGCGGCCACGGTGATGGCCCCGGGCGTGCTCGCCGGAGAGCGGGTGCAGGCGTCCGTGGACTCGTTGCCCGCGGCGACGACGAACGTCACGCCCGCGTTGACCGCGTTGGTGACGGCGGTGTTGAGGGTGGGGGAGAGCCCACCGCCCAGGCTCATGTTGGCGACGCAGGGGCCGTTCTGGCTGGCGCAGTTGGCGCGGACGAAGTCCACGCCGGCGATGACGCCCTCCCACGTCCCGCTGCCGCCACAGTTCAGCACGCGCACGGGGTGGATGCGGGCCTGCTTGGCCATGCCGTACTGGGTGCCCGCGGCCGTGCTGCTCACGTGCGTGCCGTGGCCGTGGCAGTCCTCGACGCCGCGCCCGTCGGTGATGGCGGTGAAGCCGTTGCCGATGCGGCCGATGAACTCCGTGTGGGTCGAGTTGATGCCGGTGTCGACGACGTACAGGTGCACGCCGAAGCCGGTGCGGCCGTAGTCGTTGTAGGTGCCGTTGCGGCCCAGCCGCTGATCCACGCGGTCGGTGCCGTCCGCGGGGCTGGGGAACGCGGTGTTGATGCTGACGGCCGCGTTCTCTTCGACATAGGCGACGGCCGGGTTGGCGCGCAGCTTGCCGAGCTCCGTCGCGTCCAGCTTCGCGGAGAACCCGGGCACGATGGAGTACTGGTGCATCAGCGCGTTGGCGCCGCCGGCCTGGAGGACGCCCGCCACCGCTGTGTCGATGGCGGAGGTGCCCACCTCCGAGTTGAACACCACGATGTACTCACCGGAGATGGCCAGGCCCGCGGGCGCCGCGTTCAGGGGCGCCATGCGGCTCACCAGCTGCTCCGGCGGCGTGCGGACGTCCTGGGAGACCGCGTCGCTGCATCCGCCCAGCGCCAGCGTGAGCATGCCCATCCAAGGCAGGAATCGGTTTCGCTTCGCCGTGACGCGGCTGTGACATGTCTGGTTTGTAGGCATGGGGCCTCCTGTGCTGCAGGTGAGGGGGCCACGCGCTTGACGCGGGCCCCACGTGGACGTGCCTGTGGCGTCGTGGCCGTGGGGCCGAACGCGCTCGGGCGGAAACGGCGGTGCTGGGAGCGGTGGGGCAAGGCCGGGTGCCTTGCTCCACCAGGGCAATGCGGTGTGCGGTCCGGCACACACGGGGTGTTCGCGTCTTAAGGACGCGCCCCCGAATCAAGCTATGCAAACTTTCTCAGAGTTCACTGGGTGTGAACTGTTGTTGCATGGCTGTGCGGCGCCGCATCGTG
Above is a window of Corallococcus caeni DNA encoding:
- a CDS encoding M36 family metallopeptidase, with the protein product MLALWMGCAAEAPADNAPGLGTQAGDVTDASPSLTVVARDAERGVPTLAWAPPGRPASLGVQKTPEAAARRYLEEHAALYRLSPAALRAAFVHRIHDTGRGGIIVAFRQRVGGIDVVHNELKVLMTRDLSLVGITGSLHDGVEGARATARSAFRTSASQAVAASLGDLYGITLDDKAVVAQAGATSTGRQRFDLAPGRGAKRAGVSLVVPSEVRQVYFPQADRLVPAWAVDVLAERTGQEGRRGYEYLVDADQGGTLQRGNRIFHDSYSYRVWADADGTPRDGPLRDFTPHPTGIPDTTFEPAFESPRDISVDGRAHAGGVDSWLPPGATTSSGNNVAAYADHFNPDGYTEGSDTWAFVNPATRDFHYDYEPTLEPLARPSQTQAAITSLFYTTNWLHDYFYASGFTEAAGNAQLKNYGRGGVEGDALLAEAQNQAPNPQSRNNVAIYVPDDGQAPRLEMFLFEMPATRSFQVEGTEYATGEAHFGARTFHLDSLRLVVAQSGSPSVTTACQALTNDVSGAIVLADRGGNCSYEIKAVNAQAAGAAGLIVLNHTAGAAPPDMFESDPLLDPTLPLLSVSYETGQTLKTLLANGAVTGTMIRASAPERDGAIDTTLVSHEWGHLLHQRLVDCNLPVCFAQSEGWGDFIALHLMVREDDGFGYNGTYGIGGYAAYVFGDSPYYGVRRVPYSRDPTKNALRLRHLSDDEPLPVEHPLRDNGGFNSEWHNAGEVWASMLFDGYLALLDEARKPGSRFASFAEVKRRMADYVVAGMTLAPVDPTLTEQRDALLMAAGSWNPQDPRDMLLLAEAFARRGAGTCARSPPRRSLNFTEVQEAYTVQADLRFEFVSVDDARRACDAVPDGVLDAGEAGSLHLKVTNLGPVASAGITVAVTSSRPGEVSLPTGELSVPPVPPFGSISMAIPIELAVSPAQPRDLELTFTPSGSAFCQAPVPLRHSLKLDHDEEASTTDTLELPATTWSTVVLTGAPDQAWRRVLAPDATADAANHVWFIADDLDVADTALVSPRLTVSDSAPFVVTFDHRYRFAFDVDSWTGRKTFWTGGVIELTQDGGQTWEDVSLYVAPGYGGKIDSTTSNTLGGRQAFVAQSSAWPRMNVGTRLDFGSRFAGKTVQLRFRFGSPWYVEAHGWELDNVVLSGVVGKPFRAAIPNAGTCQPGANAGEDQLVASGAAVTLQGSGHSTATGSVLTYTWRQLDGPPVALSGGDTASAFFLAPIVSSETPLHFELRVSVGPFSATDTLEIRVKADDPTDPDPPPDPDVGGGGCASAAPTQEPSTAWVGWLAGVLGARLLALRARRKRLE
- a CDS encoding choice-of-anchor A family protein, whose product is MQPFKTFLFPLFAALGMACGDPPEPSSTEKPPRVLSAEALAERQRIASQHLAKPGAVKASLVTTAEVASALDLPAGAVATASLTSPNPQAAMVAPSYGDILPRKGSSLFIMSTGNINVANLPEPGTDYPPSGVEGDKVVYRVTLNVPAGSNRMAFDFRFLSAESPEYVGTAFNDTFTARVIDGLGTRTVADSSVNSATFFDVSSTRAAGTGYDTLFSDDPSGVDFFPATYPPDILLFPDAGITDFRTVNFEVLRGTQVTIEFEISDLGDGVLDSAVVIDNITFANMEVVNPNPTLIHPYTGAVVADPMQLSAPSSEAIPSVQGVAADGVTQVLLRSKLPSAGTMTFSLSGTSPANGGLGAVGTSTRAASVTVPTVPVGGVHYAFALYTSPPDFNTGGFENATTRPVTLSGTYTPTSGTGYTSTVELAIVRPPLVLVHDVWSSCSAWQGTEGIATSSLFRTTCADYSATSSESLTQADNELAVPNAIYEALLELRQGQIAVTQVDVVAHGAGGLLTRRYIDSANYRSVATFKEGDINRLISLNAPHGGTRMATELVRMRDDLKATLPATWTVVKDVLATPPFNISLDAPGGAAIDDLQVGSALVSNLRQTDVPTHFLVGQGAQPLPRTPTWGLLPDGLKVLYQQMETHHPYSRSLSTLERQKLILGSNSRLFCNDSHDVFAGTAEQQGGTATGSSAITPFTVALTNRNSEHFKVQINAAHRDRIRQLLNSPVGGPDFVASIPRPSTVPPVNSCAGFTALPAPERVREARATAVAGSVVITSPQPGTVVSPGGTVTVSVAGAGGFQPETVLILGEGTASILESGPFTTSFQVPAQALGSMELVAYGIDSQGRMLRSATIPLTVSSSAQLSTIQVLNGDATLRGPGTKRKLVVNGRYTDGVTRDISSPARGTLYSVSNTGIATITPDGTLTGVSKGMATVAVRNGTVLTSITVTVGDESSATCIPVRLGEYNLFVLEDYLQGNEVQGKLAAGRNISLQNFSVGGMLPASDTANVLVAGGNLSLSNGYVWGDARYGGTLTQQSNVFYPRGNVARATPINFTNQGSALRALSAELGALPTNGTATRESWGGVTLTGKDPKVNVFDVKASYFTGAVLLSINAPANSLAVINVRGTSATFTNFGHTFSGGIDEHGILFNFPEATSLTAFDYGFYGTVLAPNANVSFSDGSWVGGIYARSLKGNAVGMLSRLRDTDICN
- a CDS encoding Hint domain-containing protein; the protein is MMRMRRYLVLAGTGLSLLSGCTSNPQESMPEFHGRNQQGVGEPGRLSRAEWATYLSDQKYLHSIAKPDVRIRLNLADPAQHRFALSRLKLAGKTPENSPYLFKALEQRRQDQVARGYAPGLLPPEANSLVGTADKQEMHVIEEASTGETTAVANDGLGTATSTFPGGAIYTYVDTSYTDSSGNALGDLTWREEFDGGYNVTTNATGNLALTTLKRYRVSSYKVEESAAQGVTDSYIFTEMGIESGPVVNEAPRLGNLTVDAPLDVAFNDNLISVCLNRTWTQDCDYDLTGNLNSVKLPLKGSISVTSSHTFDDTAINQLKMDLNSGVARPDAGHLKLILTNTGGGCDVTDGNTLVGKMNQFWNRVTLSTDKKTFSWDLTGTNAAFFDDGCRQMQDSAKLTALISLPLVSAGTKYRSSITLSNDPAAVRPDYVFKKITVTNSCLAEGTQIALAEGKPAAIESLKAGDHVTNPYNPSLTIMDTAVGIETTPMVRIRDAAGRSLLMTEMHPIQAVARGMVQARDLRTGDLVMTRTGPSKLTEVTREAFTGKVYNVKVGSQAEKALLGEDQTAVYANGFLVGDGQIQKKYEAIAQQPKTGDMLARLPSRWHRDYQLSLQRK
- a CDS encoding S8 family serine peptidase, with the protein product MLTLALGGCSDAVSQDVRTPPEQLVSRMAPLNAAPAGLAISGEYIVVFNSEVGTSAIDTAVAGVLQAGGANALMHQYSIVPGFSAKLDATELGKLRANPAVAYVEENAAVSINTAFPSPADGTDRVDQRLGRNGTYNDYGRTGFGVHLYVVDTGINSTHTEFIGRIGNGFTAITDGRGVEDCHGHGTHVSSTAAGTQYGMAKQARIHPVRVLNCGGSGTWEGVIAGVDFVRANCASQNGPCVANMSLGGGLSPTLNTAVTNAVNAGVTFVVAAGNESTDACTRSPASTPGAITVAATDDNDRRAWFSNYGNCVDIFAPGVTILGAWIGGTTATNTIDGTSMASPHVAGAAVQYLTDHLNARPTQVEANLKGSASLECVTDTRGSPNAFLFNDLNQGNYTCSNTVASCRGLCGGPGYGCFCEESCIQYGDCCPDYADACQ